From the Acinetobacter wanghuae genome, one window contains:
- a CDS encoding glutamate-5-semialdehyde dehydrogenase: protein MQESIQQYMQTVGQQARQASRVLARASTEIKNNALSAIYTALQNSQADILAANQVDMQRAHQNNLDSALLDRLELTPARFAAMLDGLKDVISLKDPIGEITDMAFRPSGIQLGKMRVPLGVVGMIYESRPNVTIEAASLALKSGNAIILRGGSEAIESNKAIAIAVQHGLSVAGLPQAAVQVIQTADRAAVGQLITMSEYVDVIVPRGGKSLIERISNDARVPVIKHLDGNCHVYVEAQADLQKALPIALNAKTHRYGVCNAMETLLVDEKVAAEFLPLVAELYAEKQVELRGCPQVRAILGDRVVTASEEDWYEEYLGPILAVKIVSGIEEAIEHINKYGSHHTDSIITGNYSLAREFLAAVDSSSVMINASTRFADGFEYGLGAEIGISTDKIHARGPVGLEGLTSQKWIVFGDGQIRQ, encoded by the coding sequence ATGCAAGAGTCTATTCAACAATATATGCAAACGGTCGGACAACAAGCACGTCAAGCATCTCGTGTGTTGGCTCGCGCGTCTACCGAAATAAAAAATAATGCATTGTCAGCGATTTACACCGCTTTACAAAACAGCCAAGCTGATATTTTGGCTGCAAACCAAGTGGATATGCAAAGAGCACATCAAAACAATTTAGACAGTGCCTTGCTTGATCGCTTAGAACTGACTCCCGCACGCTTTGCAGCAATGTTAGACGGCTTAAAAGATGTCATTAGCCTGAAAGATCCGATTGGTGAAATCACCGATATGGCATTCCGTCCGTCAGGTATTCAACTCGGTAAAATGCGCGTGCCTTTAGGCGTCGTCGGCATGATTTATGAATCGCGTCCGAACGTGACCATTGAGGCTGCATCACTTGCGCTAAAATCAGGTAATGCCATTATTTTGCGCGGTGGTTCAGAAGCAATTGAATCGAATAAAGCCATCGCTATTGCGGTACAGCACGGTTTAAGCGTTGCAGGTTTGCCACAAGCAGCGGTTCAAGTGATTCAAACCGCAGATCGTGCTGCTGTGGGTCAATTGATTACCATGTCCGAATATGTGGACGTGATTGTGCCACGCGGTGGCAAAAGCTTAATTGAACGTATTAGCAACGATGCACGCGTGCCAGTGATTAAACATTTGGATGGTAACTGCCATGTTTATGTGGAAGCGCAAGCCGATCTACAAAAAGCATTACCAATTGCGCTGAATGCAAAAACGCATCGTTATGGTGTGTGTAATGCGATGGAAACCTTACTTGTCGATGAAAAAGTCGCAGCAGAATTCCTACCTTTAGTTGCTGAACTGTATGCAGAAAAACAAGTTGAACTACGTGGCTGTCCACAGGTGCGTGCTATTTTAGGTGACCGTGTCGTCACTGCCTCTGAAGAAGATTGGTATGAAGAATATCTCGGTCCAATCTTGGCAGTAAAAATTGTTTCAGGCATTGAAGAAGCCATTGAGCATATTAATAAATATGGCTCACACCATACGGATTCTATTATTACTGGAAATTATAGCCTTGCCCGTGAATTCTTGGCAGCGGTCGACTCAAGCTCAGTAATGATTAACGCATCGACGCGTTTTGCCGATGGTTTTGAGTATGGTTTAGGTGCTGAAATTGGGATTTCTACCGATAAAATTCACGCGCGTGGTCCTGTTGGACTTGAAGGTTTAACCTCACAAAAATGGATTGTGTTCGGTGACGGACAAATTCGCCAATAA